From the genome of Fundidesulfovibrio terrae:
CGCCAGCACCCGGGCCTGCTGGAGCAGCACGTCCAAAAGCCCCGATGCCTGAATAAGGGTGGCACGGACTCCGGCGCGGAAGCCTTCGGGCAGGCCGTCCCCCTCGTCGCCCTGGAAGACCACGGGGTCACCGTCAAGAAACCGCCGCCAGGCGGCGCGCTGGATCCTGTTCCAAACGGCCCGTTGCCCCCCGCCGTGGCCGGAGCGGGATTCGAGATCCAGAAACCCGTCCGGAGAGCGCACGCACTCCCAGGCCCGCACCCCGAGTCCGGACAGCCCGGGCCAGCGCCCCGAGGCCAGGAATCCATCCAGGTAGGCGCACACCGCTTCGTGGGCCACATGCGTGCGGCAGGCGAAATCGATGGAGCATTGGTGCGAGAACGGACACGGGTGGCAGTCCATGTCCGGCTCCAGGCAAAGCGCGCCGGGCAGGTACGGCCCGGTGTCCCACGGCTGGGCCGTGGCCAGGAATATAGCCAGGATGGGCACATTGAGCCCGGCGGCCAGGTGCATGGTGCCGGTGTCGTTGGTGACCAGCAGGCGAAGCGAGCTTACAGCCGCGCCCAGCTGCCCGAGCCCCGTGGCCCCTGCCAGGCTGGCGTGGGGCACGGCAACGGCCCTGGCGAACTCTTCGGCCAGGGGAAGCTCGTCCTTGGAGCCCAGAATCACCGGCAGCAGGCGGTGGCGTTCCCAGAGAAACCCGGCCGTTCGCGCGAAAGACGCGACAGGCCACTGGCGCTTGGCCGCGCTGGCCCCCAGTTGCATCCCCACGAACCCCGCGTGAGGGGCGTCCGTCTGGGCGGCGATCAGCCCGGCCACGGCGCGCACGTCCTCGGGGGCCGGATCAGCCAGCCTGAATTCCCGGGGGGCGTCGCCCAGGTGCGCGCTCTTGAAGAAGAGGTCCACCAGGTTGAAGGGGCTCGATCCGCGATGGCGGGAAGTGGCCTCCAGGAAGGCGGCCCAGGCCGTGGAATAGGCCCCGAAACCGAATTCGTCCACGGCGAAGCCCAGGGCGTCACCGCCGCTTAGGGACCTGGCCAGGAGCCTGGCGGGAAGCGAGGGGGTCAGGTTGATGACCCGGTCGGGACGGAATTCTTGGCGCACCCGGTCGATCCATTCCAGGCAGCCGCCCAGGGCATCGGGCCAGGAGCGGTCCAGGTCGGCCAGGAAACGCTCCCCGGCCACGGGGTGCACCGCGTCCACGTCCCGGAGCAGGGCCGCCGCGCCCTGGAAGTTGCGCAGGCACACGAGGCCCGTGGAGTGTCCCAGGCGTTTGAGCCCGGTGAACACCGGCTGGGTCTGGAGGAGGTCCCCGAAACGGGTCAAATTTATGACCAGGGTGCGCATGGCAGACCTTTCCCGATCAAGAACCGGGCCACGCGAAACATGTTGCACAATCCGTCCGAGTGCCCTATCAGTCGAATCGTTCGCCAACTCGCCCGCTTCACCGCTTACCGCATTCTGGAGGACAGCTTATTATGGCTCTCAAAGAAGATGCACTGCGCTACCACTCGGCGGCGCGGACCGGCAAGCTCGAAGTGGTTCCCTGCAAACCTTTCCGCAACGCGTACGACCTGACCATGGCCTACTCCCCCGGTGTGGCTGCGGCCTGTCGCGAAATCCACGCCGACGCCGAGAAGATCTGGGAGTACACCAACCGCGGCAACCTGGTGGCCGTGGTGTCCAACGGAACGGCGGTCCTCGGCCTGGGCAACATCGGCCCCAAGGCCGGCAAGCCCGTCATGGAAGGCAAGGGTTTCCTGTTCAAGATCTTTGCCGACATCGACGTGTACGACCTGAACATCAACGCGCCCACCGTGGAGCAGGTCGTCAACTTCTGCAAGATGCTCGAACCCGGCGTCGGCGGCATCAACCTTGAGGACATCAAGGCCCCCGAGTGCTTTGAGATCGAGCAGGCCCTCATCGAGGCCCTTGAGATCCCCGTGTTCCACGACGACCAGCACGGCACGGCCATCGTGTCCGCCGCCGGCCTCATGAACGCCTGCGAGATCACTGGCAAGAAGATCGAGGACCTGCGCGTGGTCGTGTCCGGCGCGGGCGCCGCGGCCATCGCCTGCAGCAAGCTCTACGAGGCCATGGGCGTTCAGCGCGAGAACATCGCCATGTTCGACACCCGCGGCCACATCAACAAGAGCCGCACCGGCATGCACGCCACCAAGGTGTACTTCGGCGACGCCCAGAAGAAGGAATACGCCAGCCTCGGCGACGCCATGAAGGGTGCCGACGTGTTCCTGGGCCTGTCCGTGAAGGACGCGGTCAACCAGGACATGGTGAAGGCGATGGCCAAGAATCCCGTGATCTTCGCCATGGCCAACCCCGACCCCGAAATCTCCTACCCCGACGCCAAGGCCGCCCGCCCCGACGCCATCATGGGCACCGGCCGTTCGGACTTCCCCAACCAGGTCAACAACGTCTCCGGCTTCCCCTTCATCTTCCGCGGCGCCCTTGACGCGGGCTCCAAGAAGATCAACGAGCAGATGAAGATGGCCGCCGCCAAGGCCATTGCCGACCTGGCCAAGGAGCCCGTTCCTTCCGAGATCTGCGACATGTACGGTGTGAAGGAACTCAAGCTCGGCCTCGACTACATCATGCCCAAGGCCCTGGACTTCCGCATGCTCGAATGGGAAGCCCCCGCCGTGGCCCAGGCCGCCATCGACACCGGCGTGGCCACCAAGAAGCTGGACATGGCCCAGTACAAGAAGGACCTGCGCGTGCGCATCGACGACGCCCACAAGCGCATGAAGATGTACCTGGACACCTACGATCTGAGCATGATCTAGTCCGCGTACCGATTCCGACTCCAAGGGCGCGCCTTCAGGGCGCGCCCTTTTTTATCGCCGATGACCGAGGAATCGTATCGAACTTCGCCCCTGCCGCACGCCAAGCCCGTTCACCTTTTTAAGCGCATCGTATATCCTCGCCGCATGCGCGCCCTCATCCTATCCCTCATGCTTCTGATGCTCAGCCCGGCACTTCCGGCCAAGGCCGCCGATCCTACCGTGGACAAGCTCCTTGCCTCCATGACCCTGGAGGAAAAGATCGGCCAGATGATGCTGGTGGCCTTCAAGGGCCCGGCCATGTCCCCGGAGCTTGGGGACATGATCGCCAAGCGCCGCATCGGCGGGGTGATCCTCTATTCCTCCTGGGGCAACGTGGAGAATCTGCGCCAAGTGGCCGCACTGAACGCTTCCATCCAGGCAGAAGCGGCCCGACTGCAGCGCGGGGTGGGCCTGTTTGTGGGCGTGGACCAGGAAGGCGGCCCGGTCAACCGCTTGCGCCAGGGAGTCACGGTGTTTCCCAGCCAGATGGCCGTGGCCGCCACCGGCAACCGTGAGCACGCCAAAGCCATGGCCCGCATCCTGGCATCGGAGCTTTCTGTGCTGGGGTTCAACCTCGATTTCTCCCCAGTGGCCGACGTCAATTCCAACCCTGACAACCCCATCATCGGCATCCGGTCCTTCGGCTCCGACCCCAACGTGGTCTCGCGCCTCACCGCGGCCATGGTGGAGGAATTCGTCCGACTGCGCATGATCTGCACGCCCAAGCATTTCCCGGGACACGGCGACACCAACGTCGACTCCCACCTGGGCCTCCCCCGGTCCAACCACGACCGCAAGACCTTGGAGCGCATGGACTTCCCCCCCTTCGCGGCCGCGTTCAAAGCTCAAGCCCCGGCAGTGATGACCGCCCATGTGGAGGTCCCCGCGCTGGAACCGGCCAAGGATATTCCTGCCACCCTCTCCAACCGGGTGCTGGAAGGCGTGCTGCGCAAGGATATGCGCTTCGACGGGCTCATCGTCACCGATTCTCTGGGCATGGGGGCGCTCTCCAAGGGCGTGGGCACGGTCAGGGCGTCGGTCATGGCCGCCAAGGCCGGGGCGGACGTGCTCCTCTTCGGGGCGGACATCGGCCACGAACCCGAAGACCAGGTCAAGGCGTTCGACGCCCTGGTGGCCGCCGCCAAATCCGGGGAGCTGCCCATGGCCCGTGTCGACAGGGCCGTGGCGCGCATCCTGGAGGTGAAGAAGCGCTACGGAATTCTCGATCCAGCCGCCATCCCCGACCGCTCCATGGAGATCCCCTTCCAAGTGGGCAACCCGGAAAACCTCCAGGCCGCCCTGGCCATCGCCCAGGACAGCGTCACCCTGCTCCATGACCGCCTGAAGCTCCTGCCGTTCAGGTCCAAGGACCGCATCCTGGTGGTCTGGCCCCAGCGCACGCCGAACGACCCCGTGGACATGCTCGGACTGCCGCCCGGCGCGGCCCTCCTGCGCACCGATCGCGAGCCTTCCTCGCAGGATTTCCGCAACGCGGTGGAAGCGGCCGGAATCGTGGACAAGGTGGTGGTCATCACCTACGACGCCGCGCGCAATCCCGCCCAGCAGGGCCTCGTTCGCACCTTGCTGGCCATGAAGCCCCAGGGGGTCATCCACGTGGCCCTGGGCGCGCCCTACGACCTGTCCCTCTTCCCGGACGCCCCCGCCTCCGTGGCCACGTACGGCGACGTGCCGGTCAGCGTGCAGGCGCTCTCGGCCGCCCTGTCCGGACGCATCCCCTTCACGGGACGCTTGCCGGTCCGCCTGCCATGATCGTGAGCGCCACCCGGCGCGCCGACATCCCGGCCTACTATTCCCGCTGGTTCATGAACCGGATCAGGGCCGGATGGTGCGCCGTGCCCAACCCCTTCAATTCCCGCCAGGTCCTCCGGGTGGACCTCTCCCCGGAGCGTGTGGACGCCTTGGTCTTCTGGACCCGCGATCCCACCCCCCTGCTGGGCCACCTGGAGGAACTCGCGTCAATGGGCCACAGGTTCGTCTTCCAGTTCACCCTGGTGGAATATCCGCCCTGCATGCACCCGGGCATGAAGCCGCTGCCCGCGCGGCTGGAGGCTTTCAGGAGGCTCGCGGACGCCGTTGGTCCGGAGCGTGTTCTCTGGCGTTACGACCCGGTGGTGCTCACCGGCGAAACGGGCACGGATTTCCACCTGAAGGGATTCGAGATTCTGGCCCGCGCCCTGGAGGGCTCCACCCGCCGCGTCACCGTGAGCCTCATGGAACCCTACCGCAAGACACGCGCACGCATGGCCCGGATCGGTGCGCACCTGCTTGCCCCGGAAGAGCACGCCCTTGCGGGCATGTTCACGTCCATAGCCGAACTGGCTCGTTCCCGGGGCATGGAGCCGGTGAGTTGCGCAGACGAGGCCGGACTGGCCGGTCTCGGTTTCTTGCCGGGCGCGTGCGTGGACGCCCTCCTGCTCAACCGGCTTTTCTCCCTGGCCCTGCCCGAATCCCGGGACGTGAGCCAGCGTCCGGCCTGCCGTTGCGCCAAGAGCACGGACATCGGCATGTACGACGCCTGCCCGGCAGGATGCGCCTATTGCTACGCCACCCAGGACTTCGTCCGCGCCCGCAAGGCACTTTCCCGCCACGATCCCGATTCGCCGTCGCTTCTCGGGCGTTTCGAGCCGCCGCCCCCCCAACACCCGCTGTTCACGCCCTGAAACCGTTCCCTCCACTACGGGCAACGGCATGGATACTGGCGCAAGGCGGAGCTGCACGGCGACCTGCAACGGGCCGTGTCCGAATTGTGCGCCGTGGCGCGGCCGGACCTCTCGGCGCTGGATGCGTCGGCGAGACTCAAGGACCATCATCTGGACGGTCGCACCTGCGATCCGCCGATCGGCAAGCTAACCGCCGGGAGCGACCCGAGGGAGGTGGACCTTTGGGAGCCGGGCTTCTGGGACTCGCCTGGAGGGAGATCGGGCATCTTCGAGGCTGACCGGGCAATGCCCGGCCAGCCTCGCTTCATTATTGTTGAGGTTTCGTCGTCTTGGGTTTGCTCTTCTTTTCCTGCTCGTGGCCGTAAAGCCCTCCGGCCACAGCTCCCAGGGCACCGCCGATGGCCGCGCCCACGCCCACGTATCCGCCCGATATGGCGGCTATCCCCGCGCCCGCGCCCGCTCCGATGGCTCCTCCGCTGAGCGCGCCCTGCTGCGTCTTGGTCATGTTGGTGCACGCGCCCGTGAGCAGCAGCGAACAGGCGAGGACGCCCGCAGTGAGTGTCTTGCTCATGATGGCACCTACTTCTTGTCGGTTATGGGGAAGGCCACTTCGTACCAGAGCACTTCCACCACGGGTTTCGTTTTGAGTTCAGGCTTCAGCTTGAACACCTTGTCCAGCTCGTCCACGATCTCCTTGAGCTTGAAGCGCGACAGGCCGCTCACCCAGGCAGGGATCAGGCTTTTCTGGTCCGCCGGGGGAGTGGCCCCCTGAACCTCCTTTTCCAGTTCGATCATGGTGGTCATCCCGGCAATGAACGAGAGCCGCTCCTGCGGGGTGGCGTTCATCCAGTGTTCGCCGGTGATCACGGGAAAGGAGTAGGTTTGCGCCTTGGCGGTTCCGGGATGGGCCAGGAGAAAGGCCCCCAGGACAACCGCCAGCATCATTGAGCGTTTGTATGCCACAGTGCACCTCCAGCAAGTTTTGCGAGACCCGGTGGAAGGAACAAAAACCACCTTCCGTTTTCCTTACGCCGAATTACCGCTTCGGCGCAAATAATTTCAACCCGACTTCCTCTCCGGCCTTCGACCTCCGGCCGTTTCAATCAAACGCGACACAAACTGTTATCATCTCTATTGTATTTCAATAATGAAATTAACTTTACCGCAGTAACCTGCTACACGCGCCAATCGACAAGACTGAATGAAGTTGCATTGTCGTTTCTACCTGGTGTTTTCGATGCAACTTCTTTTATACGCGAATTATTAGAGAGGCAGTATGTTTTGAAAGCATGCCTACACGATGGTTCACCGGGACGAGACCGCGCATGCGCGATGCTTAGCCCCGTTTTATGTCCGGCAACCCTTCATGACAAAGGAGTAAGGAAAAACATGAAGCGTTTTGCTAGCCTGGCCCTGATTGCCGCAATGGTGTTCGGCTGCGTGGCTTTCGCCTCCGCCGCCACCGAGGTCAAGATGACCGGCGACGCCCGTATCCACGCCAACTTCTGGAACAACATCAACTACACCGGCTGGAACGCCAAGGGCACCAACACCGGCGACTCCCTAACCATCTGGGAGCGCTTCCGCCTGCGGTCCGACTTCATCGCCAACGAGGGCCTGAAATTCCGCTTCGGCATCCGCGTGAACAACAAGGCCTGGGGCAACGACACCTTCACCGTGGACAACCCGGCCACCTCCATCGACGTGTACCAGGCCTTCCTGCAGTTCAAGTGGCCCAGCACCGATGTGGAGTTCACCGTGGGCCTCCAGGACATGGACCTGCCCATCTCCGCCCCCGGCATCCTGAACTCCAGCCCGGTGTTCGGCGGCACCCGCGCCGCCGCCGCCGTGGTGTCCATCCCCGTGATCGACCAGTTGAAGATCGTGGGCGGCTTCACCCGCCTGCTCGACTCCAACAAGGACTTCGACACCACCACCAAGCAGGTCGCCGACGAACTTGACGGCTACTTCCTGGTGATGCCCATCACCCTGGACGGCTTCTCGGCCACTCCCTGGGGCATGCTGGCCGTCGCCGGCAAGGATGCCACCTACACCACTCCGGTGGGATCTTCCCCCCGTTACACCGACCAGTCCCTGGCCACCAACCTGGCTTCCGCCGGCTACATGACCGGCGCCAACACCGGGTTCACGCAGAGCCAGACCGTGTACTGGTGGGTAGGCTCCTCGTTCGCCGTCACCGCGCTTGATCCCTTCAAGTTCTATGCTGACGTGATCTACGGCGAAGGCGCCTCCGACCAGGGCAGCAGGCGTCGCGCCGGCCTGTTCTTCGATGTGGCCGCCGAATACACCGGCTTCGACATGCTCACCCCCCAGGCGACCTTCTGGTATTCCACCGGCGAGGACAAATCCACCGGCAACGGCTCGGAGCGCATGCCCACCGTGGTCGGCTCATGGGGACCCTCGACCTCGTTCCTGTTCGACTCCAGCCAGGCGTTCGCCGCCGGCCACATGGGCCTGAACCCCATCGGCACCTGGGGCTTCGCGGTCTCGCTGAACAAGATCTCGTTCATGCAGGACCTGACCCATCGCCTGACCTTCACCTACGCCCAGGGCACCAACAACGCCCGCGCCCTGCGTAACGCCAACACCATCTGGGGCACCGGCAACTATGTGCAGATGGGACGCGACCTGACCACCAACGAGTACGTGATGGGCGTCAACTTCGACAACCAGTACAACATCTACGAGAACTTGGCCGCCATCGTGGAAACCGGCTGGGCGCACGGCTCCTTCCAGTCGAGCGTCTGGGGCCACCGCCTGGTGAACCAAGCCCAGAACGGCGACGCCTGGAAGGTCGCCTTCGGCCTGCAGTACAAGTTCTAATCGGAGTTTGCCGGACGTGACCATGGCGGCCGGGACGAAAGTCCCGGCCGCTTCTTTTTCATGAGGGGGTAAGCCCGGAGGCTCTACTGGTTCAGCGTGGACTGGGTCAGGAGGGTGACGTTGGATTTGGTGAAGAACCCGTCGAATCCGTCGTAACGGCGGATGTATTCGTTCACCAGGAGCGTGTTGGGGCTCATTTTGGTGAAGATCTGCTTGAGCCCTTCCTCGCGCGAGCCCACCAGGTCGGACAGGAAGCCCTGCCCCTGGCCCTTGAGGGACTCCACTGTGTCCTCGATGTTCTCGGTGGTGAAGGCCATGTGGTGGCTGCGCGGGCCGTAGTTGTGGATGAAAAGTTCCGTGGGGCCGGACTGCTCCACCGTGGTGAAGGGAGCGATGCCCGAGGTGAACACCTGGGCGTAGTCGTCGGGCGAGAGCCTGGCCACGTTGGTGATGGAGTTCAAAAAGTCCACGTAGACCGCAAAGGAGAAGTCGTAGCTGGTGAGTTCCATGAACTCCAGGATGGCCGCGTCACGCTCCTCGGCGCGCACGCGGGTGGCCACGTGGTCGAGGTCCTTGATGTTGTTAAGCCAGGGCCTGTCGGGCTTGGCCACATCCAGGGAGAGGGGCGCGCAGTCGGGGGTGAGGTAGTCCGACTCCCGGCTCTTCCACTCCACGAGCCCGATGGAGTTGCCCGTGAAGCGCGAGGGCATGGTCTGGGCGTACGTGTAGTTGGGAGTCTTGATGACGTCGTCCGAAAGGAATTCCACCCCGCGCTTGCGCTGGGTCTTGAAGTATTCCTTCACGTCGCGGCACTTGAAGATGAAGGTTTCCAGGCGGGTGTTGGGGACGGAGGCCGTCTTGGCACCTTGGTTGGCGGCGGCGAAGGGGTTCACGCCCGCCTTTCGAGTCTGGATGATGAGGTCGGCCGAGCCCTCCTGGGAAAGGATGCACACGTCGTGGGGGCCGCGCGAATAGGCCGCGGACACGCAATGGCCGGTGTTGCCCAGGAGTTCGCATATGGCCGGGACGAAGTGGTCCGGCTCGGTGGTGATGACCACGGCCTCAAGCCCGCCCACCAGGCCCTCGAGGCCCGCCTTGCGGCGCTCGGAGCGGATTTTTTCCACGGCGCCCAAAAGGACGGAATCGTCGTTCTGCTTGAAATCGGACATGGGCTACCCCTTGAGAATTGGAATGATTCGTATCGGAGTAATACCCGAAACGGGGGCGATGTCCAACGGGGAATGGCTCTACATCATGTCCACCGGGTCCAGGTCCAGCTGCAGCCTAAGCTTGCTCGAACTCCCAAGCGCCCGCAGGGCCTTGGCGAAGCTCTGCCGGATGGACGGCCAGTCCGCCGCCTTGAGCAGGCAGTTGAAGCGCCTGCGGTCGCGCATCACGGCAATGGGAGCCGGAGCCGGGCCGAGCACACGCACGCCGGGCACGCCCCGCAGGGCGCGGCCCAGTTCGGTCAACGCCTCCTGCCCCATCTCGTAGTCCCTGGCGTAACTGGCCCGCACCAGCCCGAGCTTCACGAAGGGCGGATAGCCGTACTTGCGGCGCTTCTCGATCTCCTGGGCGAAGAATCCGGTATAATCGGCGTTTTTCACCAGCTCCCAGAACGGATCGTTCGGGCTCCTGGTCTGGATGAGCACCCTGCCCGCCTTCTCGCCGCGCCCTGCCCGCCCGGCCACCTGCACCAGCATCTGGAAGCTGCGCTCCATGGCCCGGTAGTCCGGCAGGTTGAGCCCCATGTCGCCGTCGGCCACCAGCACCAGGGTCACGTCCGGGAAGTCGTGGCCTTTGGTGAGCATCTGCGTGCCCACCAGCACCTGGGTGCGCCCGCGCGCGAAATCGGCCAGGATCTCCTCGGCCCGCCCCGCCCGGCGCGCGGCGTCGCGGTCCAGCCGGGCCACGCCCACCTCGGCGGGCAGCACAGCGGACAGCTGCTCCTCCAGGAGTTCGGTGCCTTCGCCCATGGGCAGGAAGTTGCATCCACCGCAGGAGCCGCAGGGACGCGGAAACCCGAAGCTCTGGCCGCAGTAGTGGCAAACCAGGCGTTCGCGCCCCTTGTGGTAGGTGAGCGACACCTCGCAGCTGGGGCAGCGCACCACCTGCTCGCAGTCCAGACAGAAGATGAGCGGGGAGTAGCCCCGGCGGTTGAGCAGGATCATGGCCTGCTCGCCACGCGTAAGCGTCTCGTTCAGCGCCCGGATGCTGGGCTCGGCCAGTAGCCCCGCTCCATCCTTGTCCAGGCGCTGCTTCAGTTGCACCGCACGGTCGCGCGGGGCCAGGTCGATCAGCTCCACATCGGGCAGCCTTCCCGCCCCGGCCCGGCTGGGCATGACCACCATGGGCGCGGCCCCGTCCAGGGCCGCCTGGTAAGTCTTGACGTCCGGCGTGGCCGATCCGAGCAGCAAGAGCGCCCCGTCCTGCCGGGCGCGGAAATAGGCCACTTCCTTGGCCTGGTAGGGCAGGCGCTCGTCCTGCTTGAAGGATGAGTCGTGCTCCTCGTCCAGGATGATCAGCCCCACGTCCGGCACGGGCAGGAAAAGCGCCGAACGCGTGCCCACCACCAATCGCGGCGAGCGTGACACGGCCACTTCTCGGAAGGTGCGCTCGCGCCTGACAGGTGTCTGGTAGCCGTGGGAATACACGGGGTCGAAACCGAACCAGCTGCGCGCACGGTCGCGCAGGGCGGCAGCCAGGGCCACCTCAGGGGCCAGGAGCATCACCGACCGGCCCTGGCGCAGCACCTCGCCGGCCAGCTCGAAATAGAGGCGGGTCTTGCCGCTTCCGGTGACGCCGTGCACCAGGCGCTCGCCTCCTCCTCCGCCACTCGCCAGCAACGGCAGCATCTCGTCCAGGGCAGCCTGTTGCGCCTGCGTGAGAGGCGGCCTGTCCTCCGGCTCGCCGATGACGGACTCTTCCTCGGGCTCTTCGGGCGGCGGCCCCAATATGATGCGCCCCTTGCCCTCCAGCGCCTTGAGCGCCTGCGAGATGCCCGGCCCCAAAGCCTCGCGCAGCTGCGCCGCCGTGGCTTGTCCCCGGGCGAAAAGCATCTCCAGCACCGCCAGTTGCGCCGAGGCGGCCGGACGCACCGGCCAGGGCGGGTCCACCAGCAGGCGGTAGGCCGGTTCCGGCTCGGCGGAGGTCACCGCGAGCAACGCCTCGCCCCCTCTCCAGGCCACGGCCAGATCGGCCACCGGGACCGGGGCTTCGTCCAATTTGCTCAACGGATACTTTAGCTTTTTGCCGCCATGGAGAAACGACAGCGTGGCCCGGGCCAGCTTGAGCCCGGCGGGCAGAAGCGTGGCCAGCACCTGCCCCGCATGGGCCATCTGCCGCGACGCCAAGTTCTCGGCCAGCCGGACGTAGGCGGGTGTCAGGAGAGGCGCAAGTTCAAGGGGCCAGATGACGTCCTTGGCCTCAATGCCCTCGGGCATGGATTCGGCCGGGCCAAGCACCACGCCCGCGCGCACGGACCGGCCCATGGGCACGGCCACGCGCATGCCCGGCGGGAAATCCCAGCCGCGAAAATGCGCGGGAAGAGAATAGGTCAGGGCCGCGAAGGGCGGCGAGAGGAGCGCGATGCGCAGAAGCGGGGGCGATGGCAACGTCATAGTGTCCTGGGGAGGCAGCCGGAGAGGAGCGAAGAGGAAGATGCCTCCGGCGGTCAAAGGAACGAAGTTCCTTTGGAATCCTTTATAGCTTCGCGTCAATCAGCGTAATCACGCTGGTCGGCGCGAAGCTACTGAGGGTCCAGGGGGATCATCCCCCTGGCGGGTGCAGGGCAGCGCCCTGCCGGGGTACGGGGCAGCGCCCCGTCAGTTCTTAACGAGAGCGCCGCCCGCCGTCAAAGCGGCGAGCGGCGCGAAAAGGCTCGCGGGCCGAAATGGCGCGGCCTGCTAGACGGGCATGAAATCCCGCAACTTGGAGATGAGCGGGTAGCGCAGCTCCTCGTCCTGCAGGGCGAAGTAGATGTTGGCGGCCAGGTAGTCCACCCAGTCACCGGCGTCGAAACGCTGTCCGCGAATCTTCACGGCCAGCAGGCGGCCCTTCTTGGCCAGGCCGCGCAGGGCGTCGGTGAGCTGGTACTCGCCGTCCTTGTTAGGCTTGAGCGCTTCCAGGTGCTCGAATATGTCCGGGAAGAGCACATAGCGGCCAACGATGGCCAGCTTGGAGGGCGCCTCGCTGGGCTTGGGCTTTTCCACCAGGTCGCGCACGCGGTAGAGCCCGGAGGAGAATTCGTCGGCATCAATGATGCCGTAGCTGGAAACCTTGTCGGCGGGCACTTCCATGACGCCCACAACGGGCATGTGCTCGGACTGGGCCACCTGGATCAGCTGGCGGATGCCCGGTTCCATGCTGAACATGAGGTCGTCGCCCACCATGACCGCGAAGGGCTCGTTCTTGACCACTTCCTTGGCGCAGAGCACTGCGTGGCCCAGACCCAGCTGCTTCTTCTGGCGCACGGTGATGATGTTGGCCATCTCGGCGGTCTGGCGCACGGTCTGGAGCAGTTCGGTCTTGCCGGAACGCTCCAGGATGTTCTCCAGGGCCAGGTTGTAGTCGAAATGATCCTCGATGATGGTCTTGTTGCGGTTGGTGATGAAGACCACGTCTTTGAGGCCGGCGCTCTGGGCTTCCTCGACCACGTACTGCACCACCGGCTTCTTGAAGATGGGGAGCATCTCCTTGGGAACGTTCTTGGTGGCCGGCAGCGACCGGGTGCCCCACCCCGCGACCGGAATCACGACCTTCGATATCTCCATGGGCCTTCTCCTTCGAGGATTGTCACTTCACGCGGGACCGCCCGCAGCGCGATTCGGGGCCGGGGCGACACCCCTCACAACCCGGAAAAGCCCGGGCCCCGCATTGCTCCAAAGACGAATTCTAGGAGATTGGTGCGAAAAGTCCAGTGAAAACGCCGGGGCTAGCGCAAGTGCTCCTTGAGAGTCGCGGCCAGGGATTCGGCCAGGGATTTCACCTGGCCCTGGTCGGAGCCCTCAACCATGACGCGGGCCACGGATTCCGTGCCCGAATAGCGCAGCAGCACCCTACCCTTGCCGCACAGGGCGGATTCGGCTTCCTTCACGGCCTCCAATACGGCCGGGGCCTCTTCGAAGGGGATCTTGCGCTCCACATGCACGTTGATGAGCAGCTGGGGATAGGGCTCGAGCAGGTGGGCCAGTTCCGAGAGGGGCTTGCCGCGCTGGAGCATGATGCGGATGAGCTGTAGGGCGGCCAGCGTACCGTCGCCGGTGGTGGCGTGACGCTTGAAGATGATGTGGCCGGACTGTTCGCCGCCCAGCACCGCGCCTTCGCGGCGCATGGCCTCGAACACGTAGCGGTCGCCCACGGGGGTGCGCAGGAGCGTGCCGCCGCGCTCGTTCATGAACACTTCCAGGGCCATGTTGCTCATGACCGTGGCCACCAGCATGTTGTGGGGCAGCTTGCCGCGTTCCATGAGGTCCAGGGCGCAGATGGCCATGATCTGATCGCCGTCGAGCACGTTGCCCTTCTCGTCCACCACGATCACCCGGTCGGCGTCGCCGTCCAGGGCGATGCCGATGTCCGCGCCGGTCTCGCGC
Proteins encoded in this window:
- a CDS encoding glycoside hydrolase family 3 protein gives rise to the protein MRALILSLMLLMLSPALPAKAADPTVDKLLASMTLEEKIGQMMLVAFKGPAMSPELGDMIAKRRIGGVILYSSWGNVENLRQVAALNASIQAEAARLQRGVGLFVGVDQEGGPVNRLRQGVTVFPSQMAVAATGNREHAKAMARILASELSVLGFNLDFSPVADVNSNPDNPIIGIRSFGSDPNVVSRLTAAMVEEFVRLRMICTPKHFPGHGDTNVDSHLGLPRSNHDRKTLERMDFPPFAAAFKAQAPAVMTAHVEVPALEPAKDIPATLSNRVLEGVLRKDMRFDGLIVTDSLGMGALSKGVGTVRASVMAAKAGADVLLFGADIGHEPEDQVKAFDALVAAAKSGELPMARVDRAVARILEVKKRYGILDPAAIPDRSMEIPFQVGNPENLQAALAIAQDSVTLLHDRLKLLPFRSKDRILVVWPQRTPNDPVDMLGLPPGAALLRTDREPSSQDFRNAVEAAGIVDKVVVITYDAARNPAQQGLVRTLLAMKPQGVIHVALGAPYDLSLFPDAPASVATYGDVPVSVQALSAALSGRIPFTGRLPVRLP
- a CDS encoding glycine zipper domain-containing protein; translated protein: MSKTLTAGVLACSLLLTGACTNMTKTQQGALSGGAIGAGAGAGIAAISGGYVGVGAAIGGALGAVAGGLYGHEQEKKSKPKTTKPQQ
- a CDS encoding DUF1848 domain-containing protein: MIVSATRRADIPAYYSRWFMNRIRAGWCAVPNPFNSRQVLRVDLSPERVDALVFWTRDPTPLLGHLEELASMGHRFVFQFTLVEYPPCMHPGMKPLPARLEAFRRLADAVGPERVLWRYDPVVLTGETGTDFHLKGFEILARALEGSTRRVTVSLMEPYRKTRARMARIGAHLLAPEEHALAGMFTSIAELARSRGMEPVSCADEAGLAGLGFLPGACVDALLLNRLFSLALPESRDVSQRPACRCAKSTDIGMYDACPAGCAYCYATQDFVRARKALSRHDPDSPSLLGRFEPPPPQHPLFTP
- a CDS encoding glycosyltransferase family 9 protein → MRTLVINLTRFGDLLQTQPVFTGLKRLGHSTGLVCLRNFQGAAALLRDVDAVHPVAGERFLADLDRSWPDALGGCLEWIDRVRQEFRPDRVINLTPSLPARLLARSLSGGDALGFAVDEFGFGAYSTAWAAFLEATSRHRGSSPFNLVDLFFKSAHLGDAPREFRLADPAPEDVRAVAGLIAAQTDAPHAGFVGMQLGASAAKRQWPVASFARTAGFLWERHRLLPVILGSKDELPLAEEFARAVAVPHASLAGATGLGQLGAAVSSLRLLVTNDTGTMHLAAGLNVPILAIFLATAQPWDTGPYLPGALCLEPDMDCHPCPFSHQCSIDFACRTHVAHEAVCAYLDGFLASGRWPGLSGLGVRAWECVRSPDGFLDLESRSGHGGGQRAVWNRIQRAAWRRFLDGDPVVFQGDEGDGLPEGFRAGVRATLIQASGLLDVLLQQARVLAAAPRPAMRAKFLATWQRLDSLFASDASLCALAHLWMHLSQAESQDLDHFVSFAQKVSGLVSSLSSLLAPRP
- a CDS encoding malic enzyme-like NAD(P)-binding protein, whose product is MALKEDALRYHSAARTGKLEVVPCKPFRNAYDLTMAYSPGVAAACREIHADAEKIWEYTNRGNLVAVVSNGTAVLGLGNIGPKAGKPVMEGKGFLFKIFADIDVYDLNINAPTVEQVVNFCKMLEPGVGGINLEDIKAPECFEIEQALIEALEIPVFHDDQHGTAIVSAAGLMNACEITGKKIEDLRVVVSGAGAAAIACSKLYEAMGVQRENIAMFDTRGHINKSRTGMHATKVYFGDAQKKEYASLGDAMKGADVFLGLSVKDAVNQDMVKAMAKNPVIFAMANPDPEISYPDAKAARPDAIMGTGRSDFPNQVNNVSGFPFIFRGALDAGSKKINEQMKMAAAKAIADLAKEPVPSEICDMYGVKELKLGLDYIMPKALDFRMLEWEAPAVAQAAIDTGVATKKLDMAQYKKDLRVRIDDAHKRMKMYLDTYDLSMI